DNA sequence from the Teretinema zuelzerae genome:
AAGGCTCAACACCATGGGGCGGCCGCACTTTTCGATCGCGCGATGAATCGCCTTAATCTCCTCCGGCTGATATAAATGGCTTGCGGCGTCGTCGGCCTTGATAAAATCGACCCCCCAGGATGCGTAAAGCTCCATCAGCGAGTCGTACCATCTCTGAGCCCCCGGCCGGGTCATGTCGACCCCGTACATATCCGGATTCCAGGCGCAGCCGTTTTCCGCGTCCGCGATGTCTCCTGCGCGCACCTCTGTCCCCGCAAGAGCACGCGCATCGGCCGGTTTGACCGGAAGGTTTTCGCGCACCGCCTGCCGGGGAATGCCCCGCATGATGTGGATGCCGAACTTGAGGCCGAGAGAATGGATGTATTCTCCCAGAGCTTGGAATCCCGAGGGAAATCGGTTGGGCGCCGGCTGAAGACGCCCCCATTGATCCATTTCGAGGCGGGCTTCAGGATCATAGTCGTGGCCGCTTGCGTTCGGCTGGTACCACTGGATGTCCACCACCACGTACCGCCACCCGTAGCGCGCCAAATGAGCGGCCATGAATTCCGCGTTCGCGCGGACGTCTGTTTCGGTGATTCCTGTACCCCAGGCGTCCCAGCTGTTCCAGCCCATCGGGGGCGTTCGACAACGATCGATGAAAGAGACTTGCTTGTCAATCGAATTATATTGATTTGTATCGATATTTTCAGTTTTCATATGGCCAGAATATATCCGGCCCGCCGATTGTGTCAACTAAAAGACGCGCGCAACCACCAGGTTGATGCAACCTG
Encoded proteins:
- a CDS encoding glycoside hydrolase family 27 protein; this encodes MKTENIDTNQYNSIDKQVSFIDRCRTPPMGWNSWDAWGTGITETDVRANAEFMAAHLARYGWRYVVVDIQWYQPNASGHDYDPEARLEMDQWGRLQPAPNRFPSGFQALGEYIHSLGLKFGIHIMRGIPRQAVRENLPVKPADARALAGTEVRAGDIADAENGCAWNPDMYGVDMTRPGAQRWYDSLMELYASWGVDFIKADDAASHLYQPEEIKAIHRAIEKCGRPMVLSLSPGPAPVSEAAFFRRWAHMWRISDDFWDSWPLLRRQFDFAREWAPFIGMDNAWPDADMLPLGKLRIAASGGAGEDSRFTKDEQLTMMNLWAIIRSPLMMGGDLPRSDAWSISLLCNPDLIAVNQRSRGNRVLSWTPDSCAWIAENPEGGWHLAVFNLSDRKSRIGFSLGEAAPGVRKFSAVDIWSGRAFTLPSRYSVVLSPHASVLYKLEPALKAVR